One window of the Nitrospirota bacterium genome contains the following:
- a CDS encoding DUF3311 domain-containing protein — MKENTQKTSSKAWNWLFLVPFLGLLWPPLYAKNDPVLLGFPFFYWHQFAWVIVSSLLTGVVYLATRRM, encoded by the coding sequence ATAAAAGAAAATACACAGAAAACTTCAAGCAAGGCGTGGAATTGGCTTTTCCTAGTGCCTTTTCTCGGGCTATTGTGGCCTCCGCTATACGCAAAGAACGATCCGGTGCTTCTTGGCTTTCCATTCTTTTACTGGCATCAGTTCGCGTGGGTGATCGTGAGCTCCCTTCTGACCGGCGTTGTTTACCTCGCGACGCGAAGGATGTAG
- a CDS encoding universal stress protein: MDDIKHILVVSRMVKYDAKAIHYGASLAKKYGAQLTVIHVIHDPFGIEGWNLPVPNLEKDYQNLLRRTRKELDTIIEKELAGGIAIDVMLKEGDPTKEILEAVKEKKIDLLVMLAHEEGHLEHFLFGRSNHELILKMPCSILFIKKEPQPVYEPWDK; the protein is encoded by the coding sequence ATGGATGACATCAAACATATTCTCGTTGTGAGCAGAATGGTCAAGTACGATGCTAAGGCGATCCACTATGGTGCATCGCTTGCTAAAAAATATGGAGCCCAGCTGACGGTAATTCATGTGATCCACGATCCTTTCGGCATAGAAGGATGGAATCTACCTGTGCCGAACTTGGAGAAGGACTATCAGAATCTTCTCAGGAGAACCAGGAAGGAACTTGATACCATCATTGAAAAGGAACTGGCAGGGGGGATCGCCATCGACGTTATGCTCAAGGAAGGAGACCCCACGAAAGAGATATTGGAGGCGGTGAAAGAAAAGAAGATAGATCTTCTCGTTATGCTCGCCCACGAGGAAGGACACTTGGAACACTTTTTGTTCGGCAGGAGCAACCATGAGCTCATCTTAAAAATGCCGTGCTCCATTCTCTTCATCAAGAAGGAACCGCAGCCCGTTTACGAGCCGTGGGATAAGTAA